A genomic segment from Methanolobus zinderi encodes:
- a CDS encoding glycosyltransferase gives MNILVIPTTDWIKHPVPNRLNFIFDKIAQKHNVHVIYFRLKRFENQTPRKTKCKLHDVTLFNMDDPSSYYLANSFFHFYKLYSIIKKENIDVIVSANILPAFLANFVKGSKPIIFDYLDHYEESAATYYPDTFFGKIVKGGVRSIIRYNLIKADSVITVTHEFKRFLNSVGARDVHVIPNGVDTSVFEQLDTEEAKMSLGLEGNVIGYVGSLEYWVDLETVIEALPELDVKLLIVGPGLFTDYGEKIKELAEKLDVIDKIIFTGRVEYDQLYRYICAMDIGLNPLKHVKKNEITVGGKVFNYLACGKPVLTSRMTALENLLGDSLFYYDDKYTFAKIVRQILKKDTENEKYIEIAKKYDWKNIAEEYEERLFIAAVNEDNT, from the coding sequence ATGAATATTCTGGTAATTCCAACCACTGACTGGATAAAGCATCCTGTCCCTAATAGACTGAACTTTATCTTTGATAAGATTGCACAAAAACATAACGTTCATGTCATCTATTTCAGGCTGAAGAGATTCGAGAACCAGACTCCGAGAAAAACAAAATGCAAGCTGCATGATGTGACTCTTTTCAATATGGATGACCCTTCCTCATACTATCTTGCCAACAGTTTTTTTCATTTTTACAAACTGTACAGCATCATAAAGAAGGAAAATATCGATGTGATAGTTTCTGCCAACATATTGCCTGCCTTTTTAGCGAATTTCGTGAAAGGAAGTAAACCTATAATCTTTGATTATCTGGACCATTACGAGGAATCGGCTGCTACATATTATCCAGATACTTTCTTCGGGAAGATAGTCAAAGGAGGTGTGAGGTCCATAATACGATACAACCTTATAAAAGCAGATTCTGTCATAACGGTAACTCACGAGTTTAAACGATTCCTCAACTCAGTAGGTGCCCGTGACGTGCATGTGATTCCAAACGGAGTGGATACATCTGTTTTTGAACAGCTTGATACTGAAGAAGCTAAAATGAGTCTTGGACTTGAAGGCAATGTTATCGGCTATGTAGGCTCACTTGAGTACTGGGTCGACCTGGAAACGGTGATCGAGGCACTTCCTGAGCTTGACGTTAAATTGCTTATTGTAGGACCTGGCTTGTTTACTGATTATGGAGAAAAGATAAAAGAACTTGCAGAAAAGCTGGATGTAATCGACAAAATCATATTCACAGGCAGAGTTGAGTACGATCAGCTTTACAGATATATCTGTGCAATGGATATCGGGCTGAATCCCCTGAAGCACGTGAAGAAAAATGAGATAACTGTGGGGGGAAAAGTGTTCAATTACCTTGCATGCGGGAAACCTGTGCTAACAAGCAGGATGACTGCCCTTGAAAATCTTCTTGGTGATAGTCTTTTCTACTATGACGACAAGTATACATTTGCAAAAATAGTCAGACAAATTCTGAAAAAAGATACCGAAAATGAAAAATATATTGAAATTGCCAAAAAATATGACTGGAAAAACATTGCAGAGGAATACGAGGAAAGGTTGTTTATCGCTGCAGTAAATGAAGACAATACATGA
- the flaJ gene encoding archaellar assembly protein FlaJ — MSYEKAFKNLGMEPKAYLKKFALPIIGFGIFFALLMYVLLPTLFVGPAQYIPALVTVICFIFAFAYPLSILGAKASRIDNNMHYYITQMGSIATAETPRLDIIRIVSENEDYQELAEETKKIYDLVTVWNLSLADGCRFISKRTPSIIFEDFLDRFAHALQSGEDVKSFLFAEQNVVMNEYESMYNGALYAVEVIKELFVSMVMSLIFMASFAVIMPVITGMNAELLMGIVVVVFLLTDLVMVVFTKNKIPKDPAWSRSKLLTSDKLKMYRSIPISIAGCIVVAVLVTLYGKIETSIAVAMIFTPLVYTGYVARKIEKSIRRKDENFPAFIRSLGSSAGARGGVIDDALRALRAHDFGPLTKDVNNLYKMLVTRIDKMTSWEIFSANTGSNLIQRFSVMFVEATNLGGKPEVIGDIIATNFHRIVTLRKKRTQSAGSLVGVLYGLTGGIGFTMYISLGVVGLMQDMFSAVEMPPGMSMGMVLYTNIGSMDLLANMVLAIMVGHSLMSAILIRVVDGGHMLSATIDFVIMVWISAASAVVTMAAVSSLLGIT, encoded by the coding sequence GTGAGTTATGAGAAGGCATTCAAGAATCTGGGGATGGAGCCAAAAGCCTATCTCAAGAAGTTTGCTTTGCCCATCATCGGGTTTGGTATTTTCTTTGCCTTACTCATGTATGTCCTTCTCCCGACTCTCTTTGTTGGTCCGGCACAGTACATCCCCGCACTTGTTACGGTAATATGTTTCATATTTGCATTCGCCTATCCTTTGTCAATTCTGGGTGCAAAGGCATCCCGTATCGATAACAACATGCACTATTACATTACCCAGATGGGATCGATCGCAACTGCAGAGACTCCAAGGCTTGATATCATCCGCATCGTTTCCGAAAATGAGGACTATCAGGAACTTGCGGAAGAGACAAAGAAAATATATGATCTTGTGACCGTCTGGAACCTCAGTCTTGCGGACGGATGCAGGTTCATATCAAAGAGAACACCTTCCATAATATTCGAGGATTTTCTTGACAGGTTTGCCCATGCACTCCAGTCAGGAGAGGATGTCAAATCCTTCCTTTTTGCGGAGCAGAACGTTGTAATGAACGAATATGAATCCATGTATAACGGTGCTCTCTATGCCGTAGAGGTCATCAAGGAACTCTTCGTATCCATGGTGATGTCACTGATTTTCATGGCTTCATTTGCGGTTATCATGCCGGTTATTACGGGAATGAACGCAGAACTTCTAATGGGTATAGTAGTGGTCGTCTTCCTTCTTACAGATCTGGTAATGGTTGTTTTCACCAAGAACAAGATCCCGAAGGATCCTGCATGGAGCAGATCAAAACTACTTACCAGTGACAAGCTGAAAATGTATCGTTCCATTCCCATCTCGATAGCAGGTTGTATTGTTGTGGCTGTGCTTGTCACACTATATGGCAAGATTGAAACATCTATAGCAGTTGCAATGATATTCACTCCACTGGTCTATACCGGATATGTTGCCCGCAAGATCGAGAAAAGCATACGAAGAAAAGACGAGAACTTCCCTGCTTTTATACGCTCCCTTGGAAGCTCTGCAGGTGCCAGGGGTGGTGTGATAGATGATGCACTGAGGGCACTGAGGGCACACGACTTCGGTCCGCTTACAAAGGATGTGAACAACCTTTACAAGATGCTGGTAACCAGGATCGATAAAATGACCTCGTGGGAGATATTCTCTGCCAATACGGGAAGCAATCTTATCCAGCGTTTCAGTGTGATGTTCGTGGAGGCCACGAACCTAGGTGGTAAACCTGAGGTTATTGGCGATATTATTGCAACCAATTTCCACAGGATAGTCACTCTTAGGAAGAAAAGGACCCAGTCCGCAGGCAGTCTTGTGGGTGTGCTCTACGGACTGACCGGTGGTATCGGTTTTACCATGTATATCTCGCTGGGTGTTGTGGGACTGATGCAGGACATGTTCTCTGCGGTGGAGATGCCTCCTGGTATGTCAATGGGTATGGTGCTTTACACAAATATAGGAAGTATGGACCTGCTTGCAAACATGGTTCTGGCTATCATGGTAGGTCATTCCCTGATGTCTGCGATCCTTATCAGGGTGGTTGATGGTGGTCATATGCTCAGTGCGACCATAGACTTTGTTATAATGGTCTGGATATCAGCAGCAAGTGCCGTGGTAACAATGGCAGCAGTATCTTCACTGCTTGGAATTACGTGA
- the fcl gene encoding GDP-L-fucose synthase — MLKNSKIYIAGHRGMVGSAIKRNLESRGYTNLLHRTHSELDLTDQWQVNEFFESEKPEFVFLAAAKVGGILANSTYPAQFIYENLMIEANIINAAYKYNAKKLLFLGSSCIYPKFAPQPMKEEYLLTGELEGTNEAYAIAKIAGIRLCKHYNQQYGTNFMSVMPTNLYGQNDNFNLETSHVMPALIRKFHEAKINAKPEVVIWGTGSPKREFLHVDDMADACIYLMENYDYSDTAEFVNIGTGKDLSIKELAKMIKDIVGYKGEIVYDRTKPDGTPRKLLDVSRLHGLGWRGKITLREGIEQTYKWYLDNHKDKRS; from the coding sequence ATGTTAAAAAATTCCAAAATCTACATCGCAGGCCACCGTGGAATGGTAGGCTCGGCCATAAAAAGAAACCTTGAATCCAGAGGTTACACAAACCTGCTACATCGCACCCACAGTGAACTTGACCTGACAGACCAGTGGCAGGTAAATGAGTTCTTCGAGTCTGAGAAACCAGAATTTGTCTTCCTTGCAGCCGCAAAAGTTGGTGGGATACTTGCAAATAGCACATATCCTGCCCAGTTCATATACGAGAACCTCATGATCGAGGCAAATATCATCAATGCAGCTTATAAGTACAATGCCAAAAAACTGCTTTTCCTTGGTTCATCCTGCATCTATCCTAAATTCGCACCCCAGCCCATGAAAGAAGAATACCTACTTACCGGAGAACTGGAAGGAACAAATGAAGCTTACGCCATAGCCAAAATTGCCGGAATCAGGTTGTGCAAGCATTACAACCAGCAATATGGTACCAATTTCATGTCCGTGATGCCCACAAATCTCTATGGTCAGAATGATAACTTCAATCTTGAAACATCCCATGTAATGCCCGCACTTATACGTAAGTTCCATGAAGCAAAAATAAATGCTAAACCAGAGGTAGTAATCTGGGGAACAGGCTCCCCAAAACGTGAATTCCTTCATGTTGATGACATGGCTGACGCGTGTATATATCTCATGGAGAACTATGATTATTCAGATACTGCTGAATTTGTGAATATAGGCACGGGAAAAGACCTTTCCATTAAGGAACTTGCAAAGATGATCAAAGATATCGTGGGATACAAAGGAGAGATTGTCTATGATCGCACAAAACCTGACGGGACTCCACGCAAATTATTGGATGTAAGCAGGCTCCATGGACTCGGATGGAGAGGGAAGATAACCTTACGGGAAGGCATTGAACAGACCTACAAATGGTACCTCGATAACCACAAAGATAAAAGGAGCTGA
- a CDS encoding DUF7714 family protein, which produces MIFPDEYKYVGMSRAIPEDADDKRIYFLTQYLIVEDTVDDVEKYSLYSVENTGEQLLRDVDNLEMIASGEEIIRYDKELNIKDRTLLIETAHKLCKGKVNTVIFTGIDKHVTFVHKPDLKEILDIEIVDVVPPEPSWLASVVRRLEESGIFGDLTIRFMDNLTDLRQFEGENTVFPCSSSGLKGKCLDCDVIKEDGSLLVGCEISRELFESRFPDLEYSFINICPFKSDVFKPAKSFITRCCRSEKSGIVTINGIKGAVVHWGASEFYVADTIWKLVRELRGEN; this is translated from the coding sequence ATGATCTTTCCTGACGAATATAAGTACGTGGGAATGAGCAGGGCCATTCCGGAAGATGCTGACGACAAGCGAATCTATTTTCTTACTCAATACCTGATCGTAGAGGACACAGTGGATGATGTGGAAAAATATTCCCTGTACAGTGTGGAAAATACTGGTGAGCAGCTTTTAAGAGATGTGGACAATCTTGAGATGATTGCCTCAGGTGAAGAGATAATCCGGTATGATAAAGAACTCAATATCAAGGATCGTACACTTCTGATTGAAACCGCGCATAAGCTGTGTAAAGGAAAGGTCAATACTGTGATATTCACAGGTATAGATAAGCATGTGACCTTTGTTCACAAACCTGACCTCAAAGAGATACTTGACATAGAGATAGTCGATGTGGTGCCTCCTGAGCCCTCATGGCTGGCAAGTGTTGTCAGAAGACTCGAGGAAAGCGGCATATTCGGAGATCTTACGATCAGGTTCATGGATAATCTTACCGATCTTCGGCAGTTCGAAGGAGAGAATACAGTCTTTCCATGTTCATCCTCGGGACTGAAAGGAAAGTGTCTTGACTGCGATGTGATAAAAGAGGACGGGTCGCTGCTTGTGGGATGCGAGATCTCCAGGGAACTGTTCGAATCAAGGTTTCCGGACCTGGAGTATTCATTTATCAATATCTGTCCTTTCAAATCCGATGTATTCAAACCAGCAAAATCCTTTATCACCAGGTGCTGCCGCTCGGAAAAGTCAGGTATCGTGACCATCAACGGCATTAAGGGTGCCGTGGTCCACTGGGGTGCATCGGAATTCTATGTGGCGGACACGATCTGGAAACTTGTTAGGGAGCTGCGGGGAGAGAACTGA
- a CDS encoding glycosyltransferase family 4 protein produces MSTKVLHVTAGDLTEGAARGAYWLHRGLLNNNIDSKILVQNTDGKDPKVKQVYDNRFHDLSVLSGIGLDRLPTLFYWKRDKSIFSTGISGVDIRKLSDYQWADIIHLHWINNGMINVRMLKEIDKPIVWTMRDMWTMTGGCHYAGECKRYEKRCGHCPKLKSNTEHDLSRYVLKRKERYYTKNLHLVAISSWLKECAENSYLLNEFDIEIIPNAVDTKDFFPTDKKIAREKLGLPDDRKVILCGATSIHDKYKGFDKFRDSIKYLDDRYSFLFFGETNYEELDRLDREYKTLGFLKENKSLRLAYSASDVFVAPSVQEAFGKTLIEAMACGTPVVAFDATGPGDIVGHKETGYLAKPFVPEDLARGIRWVLEDDERRSNLTQQSTRKVEDCFTIDVIAQRYAELYKNLLELNL; encoded by the coding sequence GTGAGCACAAAAGTTCTCCATGTAACTGCCGGTGACCTAACAGAAGGAGCTGCCAGAGGTGCATACTGGCTACATCGTGGACTTTTAAATAATAACATTGACTCAAAAATCTTAGTCCAGAATACTGATGGTAAAGACCCAAAAGTAAAACAGGTTTATGACAATAGATTTCACGACCTTTCAGTCCTGTCAGGAATTGGCCTGGACCGTTTACCAACACTATTTTACTGGAAGCGGGATAAATCAATTTTCAGCACAGGCATAAGTGGAGTTGATATTAGAAAATTAAGTGATTACCAATGGGCAGACATAATCCACCTGCATTGGATCAACAATGGCATGATAAATGTCAGAATGCTTAAAGAGATTGACAAACCGATAGTCTGGACGATGCGCGATATGTGGACAATGACAGGGGGCTGCCACTATGCCGGCGAATGCAAAAGATATGAAAAAAGATGTGGACACTGCCCAAAACTGAAAAGCAATACTGAACATGATCTCTCCAGATACGTATTGAAGCGCAAAGAAAGATATTATACAAAAAATCTACACCTTGTGGCTATAAGTAGCTGGTTAAAGGAGTGTGCAGAAAATAGCTATTTGCTAAATGAATTTGATATAGAAATAATCCCAAATGCAGTTGACACAAAGGATTTTTTCCCAACTGACAAAAAGATAGCCAGGGAAAAACTGGGATTACCCGACGATCGAAAAGTAATTCTTTGCGGTGCTACAAGTATTCATGACAAATACAAGGGTTTCGATAAGTTTCGAGATTCAATAAAGTATCTGGATGACAGGTATTCCTTTCTATTCTTTGGAGAAACAAATTATGAAGAACTTGACAGGCTTGACAGGGAATATAAAACCCTGGGATTCCTGAAAGAAAACAAAAGTCTAAGACTTGCTTATTCTGCTTCCGATGTGTTCGTTGCTCCGTCTGTCCAGGAAGCTTTTGGAAAAACATTGATCGAAGCAATGGCGTGTGGCACTCCAGTTGTTGCTTTTGATGCCACCGGTCCAGGAGATATTGTCGGTCATAAAGAAACGGGCTATCTGGCAAAGCCTTTTGTTCCTGAGGATCTGGCCAGAGGCATCAGGTGGGTGCTGGAAGATGATGAGAGAAGATCAAATTTAACACAGCAATCCACAAGGAAAGTAGAAGATTGTTTTACAATAGACGTTATAGCTCAACGTTATGCCGAGTTATACAAAAATCTATTAGAATTGAATCTTTAG
- a CDS encoding glycosyltransferase family 2 protein — MITACFNSEQFIEETIQSVLDQSYPDIEYIIVDGRSSDGTMEIVKRYEDSISKIISEPDEGVYDAMNKGIQNSTGDIIYFLNSGDHLHSKDTISNVIEMFSDDSVVTVYGNVRMIGQDGQKKNVRGCRVTLNSLLYRRICHQALFVRKELFDELGLFSLELKLSADHEFIVRAFKKYPHGLIYMDKTLAEYRDDGMSCRQMTRTKIEDLGIIAKNYDRIHHLFGAIICGIVILKYKIKAFIS; from the coding sequence GTGATAACTGCCTGTTTCAATAGCGAGCAGTTTATTGAAGAGACGATTCAAAGTGTCCTGGATCAAAGCTATCCAGACATAGAATACATAATAGTAGATGGCAGATCTTCCGATGGCACCATGGAGATCGTAAAGAGATACGAGGACAGTATCTCAAAGATTATCAGTGAGCCTGATGAAGGTGTTTACGACGCAATGAACAAAGGGATTCAGAATTCTACAGGAGATATCATATATTTTCTGAATTCCGGTGATCATCTCCACAGCAAAGACACTATCAGCAATGTCATTGAAATGTTCTCAGATGATTCTGTTGTTACGGTCTATGGAAATGTCAGGATGATCGGGCAGGACGGACAAAAGAAGAATGTAAGGGGTTGCAGGGTAACATTGAACAGCCTGCTCTACCGGCGCATCTGCCACCAGGCATTGTTCGTCCGAAAGGAACTTTTCGACGAGCTGGGTCTTTTTTCTTTGGAACTTAAACTCTCGGCAGATCATGAATTCATAGTCCGGGCATTCAAAAAGTATCCCCATGGCCTGATATATATGGACAAAACACTAGCTGAGTACAGAGACGACGGCATGAGTTGCAGGCAGATGACAAGAACAAAAATCGAGGATCTGGGCATAATTGCGAAAAATTATGATCGAATACATCATCTCTTTGGCGCGATTATTTGTGGTATCGTGATATTGAAATACAAAATCAAGGCATTTATATCTTGA
- a CDS encoding isocitrate/isopropylmalate dehydrogenase family protein has translation MKLAIVEGDGIGKEVIPAAVRVLDALEMDVEKVYLELGYGKWEKTGSAITDQDIEILKSCDCILFGAVTTPPDPNYKSVLLTIRKELDMYANIRPIKPLPCVDCNFEREDFNFVIVRENTEGLYSAIEEIGEDASYTKRIVTRKGSKRIAEYACKLAKSRKNELTIVHKSNVMKSDKLFLDVCRETASEHEVEYSDELVDSMAYKLMVSPEKFDVIVTTNLFGDILSDMSGALVGGLGLLPSANIGTEHAFFEPVHGSAPDIAGEGIANPIAAILSLKMLLEWHGDIMQAGLVEEALESSLNMGVTTPDLGGSFTTEEVTEAIVEHIEIKIRNGSS, from the coding sequence ATGAAACTTGCAATTGTTGAAGGAGACGGAATCGGAAAAGAAGTTATTCCCGCGGCGGTCAGAGTACTGGATGCCCTGGAGATGGACGTTGAGAAGGTCTATCTTGAGTTGGGCTATGGCAAATGGGAAAAGACAGGATCTGCCATTACCGATCAGGACATAGAGATACTCAAAAGCTGTGACTGTATACTCTTTGGTGCTGTGACAACACCTCCTGATCCCAATTACAAGAGTGTGCTGCTGACGATCCGCAAGGAGCTTGACATGTACGCCAATATCCGCCCCATCAAGCCACTGCCATGTGTGGACTGCAACTTTGAGAGGGAAGATTTTAATTTCGTGATCGTGCGAGAGAATACCGAAGGTCTCTATTCAGCAATAGAAGAGATTGGTGAAGATGCCTCATATACAAAGAGGATTGTGACCAGAAAAGGATCAAAACGAATAGCTGAATATGCCTGTAAGCTTGCAAAAAGCAGGAAGAATGAACTTACAATAGTCCACAAATCCAATGTTATGAAATCGGACAAGTTGTTCCTTGATGTCTGCCGCGAAACCGCTTCTGAGCATGAAGTTGAGTACAGTGACGAACTTGTGGATTCGATGGCCTATAAGTTGATGGTCTCCCCTGAAAAATTTGATGTGATAGTAACAACGAACCTTTTCGGGGATATTCTCAGTGACATGTCAGGGGCACTTGTAGGAGGGCTTGGACTTCTCCCCAGTGCAAATATAGGTACAGAGCATGCATTCTTTGAGCCGGTCCACGGAAGTGCACCTGATATCGCAGGAGAAGGGATCGCAAATCCCATCGCAGCCATATTGAGTCTTAAGATGTTGCTCGAATGGCATGGGGATATCATGCAGGCAGGTCTTGTGGAGGAAGCTCTGGAATCTTCCCTCAACATGGGAGTTACAACACCAGATCTTGGCGGAAGTTTCACAACTGAAGAAGTGACAGAGGCCATAGTTGAGCATATAGAAATTAAAATTAGAAACGGGTCTTCCTGA
- a CDS encoding 3-isopropylmalate dehydratase small subunit, giving the protein MDRIIKGKAWVFGNDIDTDVIIPGKYLRTTDMQVFADHAMEGVDLDFSKKVQKGDIIVGGDNFGCGSSREQAPLALKHAGVSCVVARYFARIFFRNAINVGLPLIEADVECKEGDELEIDLLEGTVKVNGKIYQGNKLPDFLLEILTDGGLVPHRKKLQKQESV; this is encoded by the coding sequence ATGGACAGAATAATCAAAGGAAAAGCATGGGTATTCGGGAATGATATCGATACTGACGTCATAATACCCGGGAAATATCTCCGTACCACCGATATGCAGGTATTTGCAGACCATGCAATGGAAGGTGTGGATCTGGATTTCTCCAAAAAAGTGCAGAAGGGAGACATCATCGTTGGCGGAGACAACTTCGGATGCGGCTCATCCAGGGAGCAGGCGCCTCTTGCACTTAAACATGCAGGAGTATCATGTGTTGTGGCAAGGTACTTTGCCAGGATATTCTTCAGGAATGCCATAAATGTCGGACTCCCACTTATAGAAGCTGATGTTGAGTGTAAGGAAGGGGACGAGCTCGAAATAGACCTTCTGGAGGGTACTGTGAAAGTGAACGGCAAGATTTACCAAGGAAACAAGCTTCCTGACTTCCTGCTGGAGATACTCACCGATGGCGGGCTTGTGCCACACAGGAAAAAGTTGCAGAAGCAGGAGAGCGTTTAA
- a CDS encoding oligosaccharyl transferase, archaeosortase A system-associated: protein MENNKPDRDIKSQIKNSWPYMVLISFIALVAFYIRIRPSESVFISEDFIRFGGNDPWYHMRMVYTLLENYPRGMFYNPLTNYPSGSYIHFGPLFDQMIAFVVMIIGAGSPGTELVNTFGAYFPAILGALTVIPVYFIGKYVGGHKTGIIAALLIAVAPGQFLSRSIIGFTDHHAAETLFSTLFMMFFMLSAIKAKEKEIGFIDLKSKDWKKLKSPFILAAIAGVMYAAFQLIWPGAPLFGLIIVIFAAVQYTIDHLNNRSTDYLGMIGITTFLIGMILIAPFIHPEMGVSTFFYSWFHVISAIAAIGAFVFMSLLHKELNRRKFKPYMYPIVLVSLLLVGLIFTRIVAPSIYSLAIDTPAIIFGIKTGGAATIAEASSIFYSGGNFTLQNVWYNFAVGFYLSIIAMLMLAYSVARKHRPQETLLLVWSFFILLAIYGQNRFAYYYSVNVAILSAYFASKILNISGWEDLENAYNRKIQSISEIGPFLKNNLKIHHILSLALILLIVVYPGYSLAMQQSQGTGGPNGYWIESLLWMNESTPDPGMDFYAIYEAPEKGEIFDYPDSVYGVMSWWDYGHWIETIGHRIPNANPFQAGIGGRRNSIEEENQPGASTFFTAQSEEEATAVLEAVHPDPDKAGARYVVSDVEMATGKFYAMSAWTLDTDGYYQSVQTNAGYQYVPGERYFNSMEAKLHIFDGTGLQQYRMVHESPIGNTQEPGYKNVYNVLYGGSLAEINTGYVKIFEYVEGAQVTGTAPEGETVTISSTIRTSQGRTFIYSQSETSDGTYSFTVPYSTEGPISGETQFDTAPTGPYTISYGGTQEEVSVSETDVLEGNVIEV, encoded by the coding sequence ATGGAGAATAACAAACCGGACAGAGATATAAAAAGCCAGATAAAAAACAGCTGGCCTTACATGGTCCTGATTTCATTTATAGCACTTGTTGCTTTTTACATAAGAATCAGACCATCAGAAAGTGTGTTCATATCCGAGGACTTCATCAGGTTCGGGGGCAACGACCCCTGGTATCATATGCGTATGGTATACACTCTCCTTGAAAATTATCCTCGCGGCATGTTCTATAACCCGCTTACGAATTATCCTTCAGGCAGTTACATCCATTTTGGCCCGCTTTTTGACCAGATGATAGCTTTCGTAGTAATGATTATAGGAGCAGGCAGCCCGGGCACAGAACTTGTAAACACCTTCGGGGCTTATTTTCCTGCAATCCTTGGTGCTCTGACAGTTATACCGGTATATTTTATAGGCAAATATGTCGGTGGTCACAAAACAGGAATAATTGCTGCCTTGCTTATCGCTGTAGCACCCGGACAATTCCTTTCGCGCTCGATCATAGGTTTTACCGATCATCATGCTGCAGAAACATTATTTAGTACTCTTTTTATGATGTTCTTCATGCTTTCTGCGATTAAGGCAAAGGAGAAAGAAATCGGTTTTATTGACTTAAAAAGTAAGGACTGGAAAAAATTGAAGTCACCATTCATACTTGCTGCTATAGCGGGTGTTATGTATGCAGCCTTCCAGCTAATATGGCCTGGTGCGCCCTTATTTGGCCTTATAATTGTGATTTTTGCTGCAGTCCAGTATACGATTGATCATCTCAATAATAGATCAACCGATTACTTGGGAATGATTGGAATTACAACTTTTCTGATAGGAATGATCCTGATAGCTCCATTCATTCATCCTGAAATGGGTGTTTCAACATTCTTTTACTCATGGTTCCATGTAATATCAGCAATTGCAGCAATTGGCGCATTTGTGTTCATGAGTTTACTGCATAAAGAACTCAACCGAAGGAAATTCAAACCTTACATGTATCCCATTGTACTGGTTTCCTTACTGCTTGTAGGACTGATATTCACAAGAATAGTGGCACCTTCCATATATTCATTGGCAATAGATACTCCGGCTATTATATTCGGGATTAAAACAGGTGGTGCTGCCACAATTGCAGAAGCTTCTTCAATATTCTACTCTGGAGGAAACTTTACACTTCAGAATGTATGGTACAATTTTGCAGTTGGTTTTTACCTGTCAATTATCGCAATGCTTATGCTGGCTTATAGCGTAGCCAGAAAACACAGACCACAGGAAACACTCCTTCTTGTCTGGAGTTTTTTCATACTACTTGCAATCTACGGACAAAACCGTTTTGCATACTATTATTCAGTGAATGTTGCAATACTCAGTGCATATTTCGCAAGCAAAATCCTAAATATATCAGGCTGGGAAGATTTAGAAAATGCTTACAACAGAAAGATTCAATCTATAAGCGAAATAGGACCGTTCCTTAAAAATAATCTCAAAATCCACCATATATTATCACTAGCTTTGATCCTTCTTATTGTTGTATACCCAGGCTATTCTCTGGCAATGCAGCAATCCCAGGGAACAGGTGGACCTAATGGATACTGGATAGAATCTCTTTTATGGATGAACGAAAGCACTCCGGATCCTGGAATGGATTTTTATGCAATATATGAGGCACCTGAAAAAGGAGAGATTTTTGACTACCCCGACTCAGTCTACGGAGTGATGTCCTGGTGGGATTATGGACATTGGATCGAGACAATAGGCCATCGAATACCTAACGCCAACCCCTTCCAGGCAGGAATTGGTGGCCGCAGAAACAGCATTGAAGAAGAAAATCAACCAGGTGCTTCAACATTCTTCACAGCCCAGTCTGAAGAAGAAGCAACCGCAGTCCTTGAAGCGGTTCACCCAGACCCTGATAAGGCAGGTGCACGTTATGTAGTCTCTGACGTTGAGATGGCCACCGGTAAATTCTATGCTATGTCAGCCTGGACACTTGATACGGATGGGTATTATCAATCAGTTCAAACTAATGCCGGATACCAGTATGTGCCAGGGGAGAGATATTTCAACTCTATGGAAGCAAAACTGCACATCTTTGATGGTACTGGTCTGCAGCAGTACCGTATGGTACACGAATCACCCATAGGAAACACCCAGGAACCAGGATATAAGAATGTCTATAACGTGCTATACGGAGGCAGCCTGGCGGAGATCAATACGGGATACGTCAAAATCTTCGAGTACGTAGAAGGCGCACAGGTAACAGGCACAGCACCCGAAGGTGAGACCGTCACCATCAGCAGCACGATCCGTACCAGCCAGGGACGCACGTTCATTTACTCTCAGTCAGAGACCTCTGATGGAACTTACTCCTTTACTGTACCATACTCCACAGAAGGTCCGATATCAGGAGAGACACAGTTCGATACCGCACCGACCGGACCTTACACCATAAGCTATGGTGGCACACAGGAAGAGGTTAGTGTCAGTGAAACAGATGTGCTTGAAGGAAATGTGATAGAGGTTTAA